From the Rhodococcus sp. NBC_00297 genome, one window contains:
- a CDS encoding APC family permease — MSKLSTATKRLLLGRPFRSDTLGHTLLPKRIALPVFASDAMSSVAYAPEEIFLVLSVAGISAYSFSIWIGLAVAVVMAVVVASYRQNVHAYPSGGGDYEVATTNLGPTAGLTVGSALLVDYVLTVAVSISAAASNIGSALPFVAEHKVLFAVAAIVLITSINLRGVRESGTAFAIPTYAFMVGMVVMLVWGLVQVYVLGDDVSAESSNFELQAEDSHLYGIAFAFLLARAFSSGCAALTGVEAISNGVPAFRKPKSRNAATTLLLLGSIGITLLLGIILLAEKIGVKYAADPATQLVGAPENYQQKTLIAQLAEAVFRHFTPGFYFITIVTALILVLAANTAFNGFPVLGSILAQDRFLPRQFHTRGDRLAFSNGILFLSAAAIFFVVMFGAEVTKLIQLYIVGVFVSFTLSQTGMVRHWTRLLRTETDPAQRRSMMRSRVVNGIGLAMTGAVLVIVLLTKFLAGAWIAIIAMLAIFGLMKLIRKHYDSVATELADVEWDGVLPSRTHSIVLVSKLHSPTLRALAYARATRPDTLEAITVNVDEADTRTLVREWEKSDLSVPLKVVESPYREITKPVLDYVRRVKRDSPRDVVTVFIPEYVVGHWWEQVLHNQSALRLKSRLLFQPGVMVTSVPWQLNSSERAKRESLENAPGSSRRGYEPTSAERRSER, encoded by the coding sequence GTGTCCAAGCTTTCGACGGCCACCAAGAGGCTGCTGCTGGGTAGGCCGTTCCGTAGCGACACGCTCGGACACACGCTCCTGCCCAAACGCATCGCCCTCCCGGTGTTCGCGTCCGATGCCATGTCGTCCGTCGCCTACGCGCCCGAAGAGATCTTTCTGGTGCTGTCGGTCGCCGGGATCTCGGCGTACTCGTTCTCCATCTGGATCGGTCTCGCCGTCGCCGTCGTCATGGCGGTGGTCGTGGCGAGCTACCGCCAGAACGTGCACGCCTACCCGTCCGGCGGTGGCGACTACGAGGTGGCCACCACCAACCTGGGACCGACCGCGGGCCTGACCGTCGGCAGTGCCCTCCTCGTCGACTACGTGCTCACGGTCGCCGTGTCCATCTCGGCCGCCGCCTCCAACATCGGATCGGCCCTGCCGTTCGTCGCGGAGCACAAGGTGCTGTTCGCGGTCGCCGCCATCGTGCTCATCACCTCGATCAACCTGCGCGGCGTCCGCGAGTCCGGTACCGCGTTCGCGATCCCCACCTACGCCTTCATGGTGGGCATGGTCGTCATGCTCGTATGGGGCCTGGTGCAGGTGTACGTCCTCGGCGACGACGTGTCGGCAGAGTCGTCGAACTTCGAGTTGCAGGCGGAGGACAGTCACCTCTACGGCATCGCGTTCGCGTTCCTGCTGGCGCGCGCGTTCTCCTCCGGGTGTGCGGCGCTGACGGGTGTCGAGGCCATCTCCAACGGCGTGCCCGCCTTCCGCAAGCCGAAGTCGCGCAACGCCGCCACGACGCTCCTGCTGCTCGGCTCGATCGGCATCACGTTGCTGCTCGGCATCATCCTGCTGGCGGAGAAGATCGGTGTGAAGTACGCGGCGGATCCGGCGACCCAGCTCGTCGGGGCTCCCGAGAACTACCAGCAGAAGACGCTCATCGCGCAGTTGGCCGAGGCCGTCTTCCGGCACTTCACGCCCGGCTTCTACTTCATCACCATCGTGACGGCGCTGATCCTGGTGCTGGCCGCCAACACCGCCTTCAACGGGTTCCCGGTACTCGGGTCGATCCTGGCCCAGGACCGATTCCTGCCCCGCCAGTTCCACACCCGCGGCGACCGGCTCGCGTTCAGCAACGGCATCCTGTTCCTGTCGGCCGCCGCCATCTTCTTCGTCGTCATGTTCGGCGCCGAGGTGACCAAGCTGATCCAGCTCTACATCGTCGGAGTGTTCGTCTCGTTCACGCTCAGTCAGACCGGCATGGTGCGGCACTGGACCCGGTTGTTGCGGACCGAGACGGACCCCGCGCAGCGCCGGTCGATGATGCGCTCGCGTGTCGTCAACGGCATCGGACTGGCCATGACGGGCGCCGTCCTGGTCATCGTTCTGCTGACCAAGTTCCTCGCGGGTGCCTGGATCGCGATCATCGCGATGCTCGCGATCTTCGGACTGATGAAGCTGATCCGCAAGCACTACGACTCGGTGGCCACCGAGCTCGCCGACGTCGAGTGGGACGGTGTGCTGCCCAGCCGCACGCACTCCATCGTGCTCGTGTCCAAGCTGCACAGCCCGACGCTGCGCGCCCTCGCCTACGCCCGTGCGACCAGGCCGGACACCCTCGAGGCGATCACGGTCAACGTCGACGAGGCGGACACGCGCACCCTGGTGCGCGAGTGGGAGAAGAGCGACCTCAGCGTCCCGCTCAAGGTGGTCGAGTCGCCGTACCGCGAGATCACCAAGCCCGTGCTCGACTACGTGCGCCGGGTCAAGCGGGACTCACCGCGCGACGTCGTCACCGTGTTCATCCCCGAGTACGTGGTGGGTCACTGGTGGGAGCAGGTGCTGCACAACCAGAGTGCGTTGCGACTGAAG
- a CDS encoding potassium channel family protein, producing the protein MYVVVMGCGRVGSALAGALTRIGHEVAVIDRDPTAFHRLGPNFTGRQVIGMGFDRDVLVEAGIEKADALAAVSSGDNSNIISARVARETFGVERVVARIYDAKRAAVYERLGIPTVATVPWTTDRFLHTLIHDNELTKWRDPSGSVAVARLDIGEGWVGKGVTALESATKSRVAFIIRFGAGLLPDRKTVIQADDEVWIAAVDGMVAEAVALASNPPPED; encoded by the coding sequence TTGTACGTAGTCGTCATGGGGTGTGGCCGCGTCGGCTCCGCCCTCGCGGGTGCACTCACCCGCATCGGCCACGAGGTCGCGGTCATCGACCGCGATCCCACCGCGTTCCACCGGCTCGGTCCCAACTTCACCGGACGTCAGGTGATCGGCATGGGGTTCGACCGGGACGTGCTCGTCGAGGCGGGCATCGAGAAGGCCGACGCACTGGCCGCGGTGTCCTCGGGCGACAACTCCAACATCATCTCCGCGCGTGTAGCCCGCGAGACGTTCGGTGTCGAGCGCGTCGTCGCGCGCATCTACGACGCCAAGCGCGCCGCGGTGTACGAACGCCTCGGCATCCCCACGGTGGCCACGGTGCCGTGGACGACGGATCGATTCCTGCACACGCTGATCCACGACAACGAGCTCACCAAGTGGCGCGATCCGTCGGGCAGCGTCGCGGTGGCCCGCCTCGATATCGGCGAGGGATGGGTGGGCAAGGGCGTGACCGCGCTCGAGAGTGCGACCAAGTCCCGAGTGGCCTTCATCATCCGCTTCGGTGCCGGACTCCTGCCCGACCGGAAGACGGTGATCCAGGCCGACGACGAGGTGTGGATCGCGGCGGTCGACGGCATGGTCGCCGAGGCCGTGGCGCTCGCGAGCAACCCTCCGCCCGAGGACTGA
- a CDS encoding potassium channel family protein has translation MRVAIAGAGAVGRSIARELLRSDHHVLLIERKADHVDPASVEAAEWIHADACELATLEGAGIESYDVVIAATGDDKANLVLSLLAKTEFGVDRVVARVNDPRNEWLFDASWGVDVAVSTPRMLASLVEEAVSVGDLVRLMTLRQGKANLVEITLPANTPLAGKPVRRITLPRDVALVTILRGGRVIVPEKDDPLEGGDELLFVTTVDVEDELREVLGLSQR, from the coding sequence ATGAGAGTCGCCATCGCCGGAGCGGGAGCCGTGGGCCGTTCGATCGCCCGCGAGCTCCTCAGGTCCGACCATCACGTCCTGCTGATCGAACGCAAGGCCGACCACGTCGACCCGGCATCAGTCGAGGCGGCCGAGTGGATCCACGCGGACGCCTGCGAGCTGGCCACCCTCGAGGGCGCCGGCATCGAGTCGTACGACGTGGTCATCGCCGCCACGGGCGACGACAAGGCCAACCTGGTTCTGAGCCTGCTGGCGAAGACCGAGTTCGGCGTCGACCGAGTGGTCGCCCGCGTCAACGACCCGCGCAACGAGTGGCTCTTCGACGCGTCGTGGGGAGTCGACGTCGCCGTGTCGACACCGCGCATGCTGGCCTCGCTCGTCGAGGAGGCGGTCTCGGTGGGAGATCTGGTGCGCCTGATGACGTTGCGGCAGGGCAAGGCGAACCTCGTGGAGATCACGTTGCCGGCGAACACACCGCTGGCGGGCAAGCCGGTGCGCCGCATCACGCTTCCTCGCGACGTCGCGCTGGTCACCATCCTGCGCGGTGGTCGCGTCATCGTCCCGGAGAAGGACGACCCACTCGAGGGCGGCGACGAACTGCTGTTCGTCACCACCGTCGACGTCGAGGACGAACTCCGCGAGGTGCTGGGACTCTCCCAGCGTTGA
- a CDS encoding DUF3159 domain-containing protein translates to MSESPNSQPSEDAPPETILSQLGGVSGLVFSTLPVLVFVPVNSLAGLTAAIWAALGLAVAILVWRLVKRDPIQPAVSGFFGVAVCAFIAYRTGDAKGYFLFGIYTSLAYGGVFLVSILARRPLVGIVWGYLNGTGKAWREHRAAVRAYDIATFAWVLVFVARYVVQSQLYDSDQTGWLAVARIAMGWPLAAVAFAVTFWAVRRADAVVAAATHRESETTEVADADRIEP, encoded by the coding sequence ATGAGCGAGTCACCGAACAGTCAGCCCTCCGAGGACGCGCCTCCCGAGACGATCCTGTCCCAGCTCGGTGGGGTCAGCGGACTGGTGTTCTCCACCCTGCCCGTGCTGGTCTTCGTTCCGGTCAACTCCCTCGCCGGTCTCACCGCGGCCATCTGGGCCGCCCTCGGTCTGGCCGTGGCGATCCTGGTGTGGCGCCTCGTGAAGCGGGATCCGATCCAGCCGGCCGTGTCGGGATTCTTCGGCGTGGCGGTGTGCGCGTTCATCGCCTACCGCACCGGAGACGCCAAGGGCTACTTCCTGTTCGGGATCTACACCTCGCTCGCGTACGGCGGGGTGTTCCTCGTCTCGATCCTCGCTCGTCGGCCGCTCGTCGGCATCGTGTGGGGCTACCTCAACGGCACCGGCAAGGCTTGGCGCGAGCATCGGGCCGCCGTCCGCGCGTACGACATCGCGACGTTCGCCTGGGTTCTCGTGTTCGTCGCGCGGTACGTCGTGCAATCGCAGCTCTACGACTCCGACCAGACCGGGTGGCTCGCGGTCGCCCGCATCGCGATGGGCTGGCCGCTCGCGGCGGTCGCGTTCGCCGTCACGTTCTGGGCCGTGCGACGGGCCGACGCTGTCGTGGCCGCAGCGACGCACCGGGAGAGCGAGACCACCGAGGTCGCGGACGCGGACCGCATCGAGCCCTGA
- a CDS encoding OB-fold nucleic acid binding domain-containing protein — translation MAPAAAGYFRRMARKLTEDIDQLDAEELESTSKASGAQRACDCTRGDEVTMVGRLRSVETCSKAANAIVEAEFFDGTDTISLIWIGRRKIAGIESGTQLLVRGRVGEREGRKVIYNPYYELRTED, via the coding sequence ATGGCACCCGCTGCCGCAGGATACTTCCGCCGCATGGCCCGGAAGTTGACCGAGGACATCGATCAACTCGATGCCGAGGAGTTGGAGTCGACGTCGAAGGCGTCCGGCGCCCAACGAGCATGCGATTGCACTCGCGGTGACGAGGTCACCATGGTCGGACGGCTCCGCAGCGTCGAGACGTGCAGCAAGGCCGCCAACGCCATCGTCGAGGCCGAGTTCTTCGACGGCACCGACACCATCTCGCTGATCTGGATCGGCCGACGCAAGATCGCCGGTATCGAGTCCGGCACGCAGTTGCTGGTCCGTGGTCGCGTGGGGGAGCGCGAGGGCCGCAAGGTCATCTACAACCCCTACTACGAGCTGCGCACCGAGGACTAG
- a CDS encoding alpha/beta fold hydrolase, translating to METTTVVLLPGTGSDASFVEGAFGDAVADLGWSLRVIEPEPADVVGGYVRALDHVRGAVRGDLIVGGVSLGAAVAARWALDRRGAAQGAVLAMPAWTGSPGDSPAAVGAAATAATLRAHGLDASVAAMAQSSPRWLAEALTRSWRAQWPQLPTALDDAARYVAPTLDDLRSLAVPVGVVAAIDDPVHPLGVAQDWCAALPTAHLDTFALDVLAASPGELGRLGVTALRRTTGGS from the coding sequence ATGGAGACAACCACCGTCGTACTGCTGCCCGGCACCGGCTCCGACGCGTCGTTCGTCGAGGGGGCCTTCGGTGATGCCGTGGCGGATCTCGGCTGGTCGCTGCGGGTGATCGAGCCCGAACCCGCCGACGTCGTCGGGGGCTACGTGCGGGCGCTCGACCACGTACGAGGCGCCGTTCGAGGGGACCTGATCGTGGGCGGTGTCTCACTCGGCGCGGCGGTCGCGGCGCGGTGGGCGCTCGACCGTCGGGGCGCCGCGCAGGGCGCCGTCCTCGCGATGCCGGCGTGGACCGGATCTCCGGGTGACTCCCCCGCTGCGGTCGGTGCCGCCGCGACGGCGGCGACGCTGCGGGCCCACGGCCTCGATGCGTCGGTGGCGGCGATGGCGCAGTCGAGTCCGCGGTGGCTCGCCGAGGCGCTGACGCGGTCGTGGCGAGCACAGTGGCCGCAGCTGCCGACGGCGCTGGACGACGCCGCCCGGTACGTGGCACCCACCCTCGACGACCTGCGATCCCTCGCGGTGCCGGTCGGCGTGGTGGCAGCGATCGACGACCCGGTGCATCCGCTCGGCGTCGCGCAGGACTGGTGCGCGGCTCTTCCCACGGCGCACCTCGACACCTTCGCGCTCGACGTCCTCGCCGCGTCCCCGGGCGAGCTCGGCAGGCTGGGCGTCACCGCGCTCCGGCGTACGACGGGCGGGTCCTAG
- a CDS encoding DUF3710 domain-containing protein gives MFGRKKKGRDDVDATDLDSAQDVEVEEVDEVDEVDGTADDTTGPWSIDDLDGDRESIAEGRLDLGSVLLMLPAGGQLQVEMTQAGAPQAVHIVTPNGRITVAAFAAPKSPGQWRDVAAELADTLRRDNARVATETGPWGREVVGSAAGGDLRFIGVDGYRWMIRGVASGPAGSVEAGSPLVEQARAVVAATVVDRGSDPHPVRTPLPISLPPALAQQLAAAQQQQMAAAQAQAQAAVQQQVPQQQVPQQQVPQQQAPQQQAPDADAAEAQRRRGPSGSAMQQLD, from the coding sequence ATGTTCGGACGCAAGAAGAAGGGGCGCGACGACGTCGACGCCACCGATCTCGACTCCGCGCAGGACGTCGAGGTCGAGGAAGTGGACGAGGTCGACGAGGTGGACGGTACGGCGGACGACACCACCGGGCCGTGGTCGATCGACGACCTGGACGGCGACCGCGAGAGCATCGCGGAGGGACGGCTCGATCTGGGAAGCGTGCTGTTGATGCTTCCGGCCGGCGGACAGCTGCAGGTCGAGATGACGCAGGCCGGCGCACCCCAGGCCGTCCACATCGTCACTCCGAACGGGCGCATCACCGTGGCCGCCTTCGCCGCACCGAAGTCGCCCGGTCAGTGGCGTGACGTCGCCGCTGAGTTGGCCGACACGCTGCGCCGCGACAACGCGCGGGTGGCCACCGAGACCGGCCCGTGGGGCCGTGAGGTGGTGGGCTCCGCGGCCGGCGGGGATCTGCGTTTCATCGGCGTCGACGGGTACCGCTGGATGATCCGCGGCGTGGCGAGCGGACCGGCAGGCAGTGTCGAGGCCGGATCGCCGCTGGTCGAGCAGGCGCGTGCCGTCGTGGCGGCGACCGTGGTCGATCGCGGCTCGGATCCGCACCCGGTGCGGACGCCGTTGCCCATCAGTCTGCCGCCGGCACTCGCTCAGCAACTCGCGGCCGCGCAGCAACAGCAGATGGCGGCCGCACAGGCGCAGGCACAGGCGGCGGTGCAGCAGCAGGTGCCCCAGCAGCAGGTACCTCAGCAGCAGGTACCTCAGCAGCAGGCACCTCAGCAGCAGGCTCCCGACGCGGACGCCGCCGAGGCGCAACGTCGGCGCGGGCCCTCCGGTTCGGCGATGCAGCAGCTCGACTGA
- the dut gene encoding dUTP diphosphatase codes for MAVRRLDPDIPLPVRAHAGDAGVDLCSTVDVVIEPGERAMVGTGIAVALPVGTVGLIHPRSGLAARAGLSVVNTPGTVDAGYRGEIRVCLINHDPRTPIELRRGDRIAQLLVQRVELPDFVEVAELDDTTRGVGGYGSSGGHAVLDAVTASEKEN; via the coding sequence GTGGCCGTCAGACGACTCGATCCGGACATCCCGCTGCCCGTCCGTGCACACGCCGGTGACGCGGGTGTGGACCTGTGTTCCACCGTCGACGTCGTCATCGAACCCGGTGAGCGTGCCATGGTCGGTACGGGCATCGCCGTGGCGCTGCCGGTCGGCACCGTCGGCCTGATCCACCCCCGGTCCGGCCTCGCCGCGCGAGCGGGATTGTCGGTGGTCAACACGCCGGGAACGGTCGATGCCGGTTATCGCGGCGAGATCAGGGTCTGCCTCATCAACCACGATCCACGCACCCCCATCGAACTGCGGCGCGGGGACCGCATCGCCCAGCTGCTGGTGCAGCGGGTCGAACTGCCCGACTTCGTCGAGGTGGCCGAGCTGGACGACACCACTCGGGGTGTCGGCGGCTACGGCTCCAGCGGCGGACACGCGGTTCTCGATGCCGTCACCGCCAGCGAGAAGGAGAACTGA
- a CDS encoding DUF3093 domain-containing protein, with product MSDAASRETSADHATRTSGTAHDDGGETVVYSERLRVPVWYWVAAIGVAAILSAEVHMGSPGVMAWLPYVVLVPFAIWVVTYLGRMRVEVTEQNGERMLHAGKARLPASVIDRVAVVPGTAKSAALGRQLDPSAFVQHRSWVKPMVLVVLDDENDPTPYWLVSTRNPDAVAAALTPQPPTS from the coding sequence GTGTCCGACGCAGCTTCGAGAGAGACCTCAGCAGATCACGCCACCCGGACGTCCGGGACGGCACACGACGACGGGGGTGAGACGGTCGTCTACAGCGAACGGCTCCGCGTACCCGTCTGGTACTGGGTGGCCGCGATCGGCGTCGCGGCGATCCTGTCGGCCGAGGTGCACATGGGATCACCCGGCGTGATGGCCTGGCTGCCGTACGTGGTGCTGGTGCCGTTCGCGATCTGGGTGGTCACGTACCTGGGCCGGATGCGCGTCGAGGTGACGGAGCAGAACGGCGAGCGCATGCTGCACGCCGGCAAGGCTCGGCTCCCCGCATCGGTGATCGATCGGGTGGCGGTGGTGCCGGGGACGGCGAAGAGTGCCGCCCTCGGACGCCAGCTCGACCCCTCCGCCTTCGTTCAGCATCGTTCGTGGGTCAAGCCGATGGTGTTGGTCGTCCTCGACGACGAGAACGACCCGACACCGTACTGGTTGGTGAGCACCCGGAACCCGGATGCAGTGGCTGCGGCTCTGACTCCGCAGCCACCGACCTCCTGA
- a CDS encoding DUF4193 domain-containing protein, which yields MATDYDAPRRTESDDVSEDSLEELKARRNEAQSAVVDIDETDTAESFELPGADLSGEELSVRVVPKQADEFTCSSCFLVHHRSRLSSDNGGVLVCRDCAA from the coding sequence ATGGCCACCGATTACGACGCACCACGCCGTACCGAGTCCGACGACGTGTCGGAGGACTCCCTCGAAGAACTGAAGGCACGCCGCAACGAGGCGCAGTCCGCCGTCGTCGACATCGACGAGACGGACACCGCGGAGTCCTTCGAACTGCCGGGCGCAGACCTGTCCGGTGAGGAACTGTCCGTGCGTGTCGTGCCGAAGCAGGCCGACGAGTTCACGTGCTCGAGCTGCTTCCTGGTGCATCACCGCTCGCGGCTGTCGTCCGACAACGGCGGCGTTCTGGTCTGCCGCGACTGCGCGGCCTGA
- the cei gene encoding envelope integrity protein Cei translates to MVSLITHGSSTDDKGRPYARRRAFPILVVLVVLALAGAAVWVNILTTTETGTDAVACNAPQPASDPAAPAAAEPGSVVDASVVTDTQPAPLSATRVRVFNANGQGGQAAEIAADLSDFGFASAPDVQVGNDPVYVDQNMQCIAQIRFGAAGVAAAGTVALVAPCAEFVQDTREDDTVDLALGTNFRALEPNTDGEEVIRSLADVAPGAAAPNLDVDLLAAAHRVNC, encoded by the coding sequence GTGGTCTCACTCATCACTCACGGCTCCTCGACCGACGACAAGGGGCGGCCGTACGCGCGGCGTCGGGCCTTCCCGATCCTCGTGGTGCTCGTCGTGCTCGCCCTCGCCGGTGCGGCCGTGTGGGTGAACATCCTGACCACGACCGAGACCGGCACGGACGCCGTCGCCTGCAACGCCCCCCAGCCGGCCTCCGATCCCGCCGCCCCCGCGGCCGCCGAGCCCGGCAGCGTCGTGGACGCCTCGGTGGTCACGGACACCCAGCCCGCCCCGTTGTCCGCCACCCGCGTGCGCGTGTTCAACGCGAACGGACAGGGCGGCCAGGCCGCCGAGATCGCCGCCGATCTCAGCGATTTCGGCTTCGCCAGCGCACCGGACGTGCAGGTGGGCAACGACCCGGTCTACGTCGACCAGAACATGCAGTGCATAGCTCAGATCCGGTTCGGCGCGGCCGGCGTGGCCGCCGCTGGCACCGTCGCACTGGTCGCGCCGTGCGCCGAGTTCGTTCAGGACACCCGCGAGGACGACACCGTGGATCTCGCGCTGGGCACCAACTTCCGTGCGCTGGAACCGAACACCGACGGCGAGGAGGTCATCCGCTCGCTCGCGGACGTGGCTCCGGGCGCCGCGGCACCGAACCTGGACGTCGATCTGCTCGCCGCCGCGCACCGCGTCAACTGCTGA
- a CDS encoding inositol monophosphatase family protein, translating into MCSDYRVTPHDDLPQDDSTSALDPEMLRRIAVDVAREAGRHVRRRRPEVFGAGGAAVDAVRSKSTPTDPVTVVDTETEHVIRDLLSRLRPDDAVLGEEGGGEDIAPSGVRWVLDPIDGTVNFLYGIPAYSVSVAAQIDGASVAGAVEDVVGDRTYAASLGGGAWCSDAGGDWVRLRVNDIDDVALTLVATGFGYDAARRRRQGALIAALLPEVRDVRRIGSAALDLCMVAAGRVDAHFEHGLSPWDWAAGALVAAEAGARVITPSPHSRSDDGEVTIAVAEGVADGFLSVLDRLGGVAAIAKA; encoded by the coding sequence ATGTGTTCGGATTACCGGGTGACTCCTCATGACGATCTGCCGCAGGACGACTCGACGAGCGCCCTCGACCCGGAGATGTTGCGCCGCATCGCCGTCGACGTCGCACGTGAGGCGGGACGCCACGTACGTCGGCGTCGGCCGGAGGTGTTCGGCGCGGGCGGTGCGGCGGTGGACGCCGTCCGGTCGAAGTCGACGCCCACCGATCCGGTGACGGTGGTCGACACCGAGACCGAACACGTCATCCGGGACCTGTTGAGCCGGCTGCGTCCCGACGACGCGGTACTGGGCGAGGAGGGCGGCGGGGAGGACATCGCCCCGTCCGGTGTCCGGTGGGTCCTCGATCCGATCGACGGCACCGTGAACTTCCTCTACGGCATCCCGGCCTACTCGGTCTCCGTGGCCGCGCAGATCGACGGTGCGTCGGTGGCGGGCGCCGTGGAGGACGTGGTGGGGGATCGCACGTACGCGGCGTCGCTCGGCGGTGGCGCGTGGTGCTCGGACGCGGGCGGAGACTGGGTGCGCCTGCGAGTCAACGACATCGACGACGTGGCACTCACGTTGGTGGCCACGGGATTCGGTTACGACGCGGCGCGCCGCCGCCGTCAGGGCGCGCTGATCGCGGCTCTGCTCCCCGAGGTGCGGGACGTTCGTCGCATCGGCTCGGCGGCACTGGATCTGTGCATGGTGGCGGCGGGGCGCGTCGACGCCCACTTCGAGCACGGGCTCAGCCCGTGGGACTGGGCGGCGGGCGCTCTGGTCGCGGCGGAGGCGGGTGCGCGGGTGATCACTCCGTCGCCGCACTCCCGCAGCGACGACGGCGAGGTGACGATCGCCGTGGCGGAAGGTGTGGCGGACGGGTTCCTGTCCGTACTCGACCGTCTCGGTGGCGTCGCCGCCATCGCGAAGGCCTGA
- the ppgK gene encoding polyphosphate--glucose phosphotransferase, whose amino-acid sequence MTNDHTEPGPVSIAGTTGSHPEGRGFGVDVGGSGVKGGVVDLATGELIGERYKIETPQPSTPTAVAETVAAIVDHFEWTGDVGITLPCVVTGGVARTAANVDKGWIGTDAGALFRDHLGGRSVTVLNDADAAGIAEDKFGGGKDSKGVVILLTFGTGIGSAILQNGVLLPNTELGHMEVDGKEAEHRAASSVKDDNGLSYKAWAKEVSRVLERIEDLFWPDLFIAGGGISRKAEKWIPLLTNRTPVQPATLRNAAGIVGAALAAQSGVAP is encoded by the coding sequence ATGACGAACGACCACACCGAACCCGGCCCGGTCTCCATCGCCGGGACGACGGGCTCGCACCCCGAGGGCCGAGGCTTCGGTGTCGACGTCGGTGGCAGTGGCGTCAAGGGTGGCGTGGTCGATCTCGCCACCGGCGAACTGATCGGCGAGCGCTACAAGATCGAGACCCCGCAACCGTCGACTCCCACGGCCGTGGCCGAGACGGTCGCGGCCATCGTCGACCACTTCGAGTGGACCGGGGACGTGGGCATCACCCTCCCCTGCGTCGTCACCGGTGGCGTGGCGCGAACCGCCGCGAACGTCGACAAGGGCTGGATCGGGACCGACGCCGGCGCGCTGTTCCGCGACCATCTCGGGGGTCGTTCGGTGACCGTGCTCAACGACGCCGACGCCGCGGGCATCGCGGAGGACAAGTTCGGCGGCGGCAAAGATTCCAAGGGTGTGGTCATCCTGCTGACCTTCGGCACCGGCATCGGCTCCGCGATCCTGCAGAACGGTGTCCTCCTGCCCAACACGGAGCTCGGGCACATGGAGGTGGACGGCAAGGAGGCCGAGCACCGCGCCGCGTCGTCGGTCAAGGACGACAACGGACTGTCGTACAAGGCGTGGGCCAAAGAGGTCTCGCGCGTGCTCGAGCGCATCGAGGATCTGTTCTGGCCGGACCTCTTCATCGCCGGCGGCGGCATCAGCCGCAAAGCTGAGAAGTGGATCCCCCTGCTCACCAACCGCACCCCGGTGCAGCCCGCGACGCTGCGCAACGCCGCCGGAATCGTCGGCGCGGCCCTCGCCGCTCAGTCGGGTGTGGCGCCCTGA